The Phaseolus vulgaris cultivar G19833 chromosome 5, P. vulgaris v2.0, whole genome shotgun sequence genomic interval CCTCAGCCTTATAATTTTCTCCCACATTAACTTGCCATATGCCTCCAGCACCCAAaccaaaacataataaaaaactCTCATATTATTAAGTTGCCTGTGACCTCCATCTGCAGATAAGAAACCAATGCTACTGCCATGTCAATGCTGCATAAAGTGCACCTCAACTTCAAATCATCACCAAAACTCATGGGAATAGTTCTACTTTGAACCTCAAAGGAGAAAAACAGCAGCGGAAGAAACCTACCAGCCCAGGAGAAACATTttcaaatagaaaaattaaGCTTTGACAACCTAGAGTTGTGTAGAATTTATCTAACTcactctgattttgtgagatGACTAGACTTAATCCCAATAATTCTTTTCATTGGGTACAATCGACTACCATGAAAAAATGATAGTTTAGAAGACAAATTGTAGATGTCCAATTGGTTGGTTTGAAGTTAGTGAATCTAAATACACCTGTGGATCCATATTTGATTCAGTAGGCTAATTCATATACACACAAAAATATTGCCTTGAGTATTTTGTAATTACAATCGTTTCttgcttttttttataagaaatataACTCTTACAAAGACCAAGTTACAAACGATATATCCTTTTAGAAGATGAAACTGCATTCATTCAAATAAGAAGACCAGTAAAAACAACAGCAACGGTTAATAATTATACATTGAAATTCACTcctgattatttatttatttttcttctatttgcaCACTCCATTTCACTCACCAATCAATCCTAACAATCTTCATCTTCAAACAACCATTTATCTGGCCTGGGAAAGAGATTCTGTATTCAGATTCATGGCGACCCATGTCCTTGGAATGTATCAGATTGATTGAATTGTTTTACTTTGTAAATTTCAATGGCATTGATGATGGGAGGTAGGGTTGAATTTTCGGTCCTCTCCAGggaaaatttaatttctttccCGCTGATGCCTGACGGGCTATATATAGTGTTGACGCTCATGTACTGAggagaaaaatttgaaaaccataaTTCACCGTTCATGGTGATGTTGAATTGTCTTGTCTGATTGGTGGTTAACACTTGAAGCTCCGTGAAGTGCATGTAAACATAGAATTCATCAGTTTCATGTTCTGGCTCCCACCCTATTACCAACGGAGCATTACCATTTGCTGGTGTAACTGCGGTGCTCATGATGGTAGCTCCCGGTTTGTAATCGTTCTCAAAAAAAGAATCATCTGAAATCGAAGCACTTAGCTGTGTCCAAACTTCTTTGATGTCACAGGTAAACCAGAAACGATCATAATCATCAGCCCAGTACCTGTAAGAAGATCAGAAAATTACAACACAATCaatcaatcttttaatgcaCAAAAAGATTTAATCCATAACTATGATTTCACCTGTAACTCCTGTTAGAACCCAAATCGCACCGCAGGTAACGTTCCAGTGATCCCGATTCAGTGACGTATGTATCATTTTTCAAAGTCCTCAATTCTATGGCTGTTATAAATGGTGTACCATTTCCTGTGTTAACCAGACAGATTTGTATAAAATCAAGTAAAGGTACATGTATGATCTCATTGAATTGGGTAATGGATGCATTTTGTATAGTGACTGTATCCCACAGGTTAGCTCCCAGAAGAAGATCAAACTGTGGTGACATATTGCGGCCATCATAATTTCCATACAGAAAAAGAGTGCGGATGAGATAATTAGAGCCTCTTGTGATGTTTATTTTGTAGCAGTTCGTTTTTCCTTCTGGGAAGCTTCTCAGCCTCCACAGTTGTTGTTGAGCGTGTGTATTGATCTCTTCAGATGCTATTGTCCCTCTCACACCAGTATTTATGAAATTTTCATCAGAAACATAATTTATCTGTAATGACGGCTCAGTATAGTTCGCACCTGCTTCAGCTCCGCAATCTATGCTGATGAATCCTAAAACATAAACATGCAAAATATGCATGGCACTTGAGACTTGAGCTaaacttttataaaagaataatgATCTAATGAAAGTTCATGTTTTAATTTGTTAAGAAACCTGGTTGGCCCTTGGCTTGAATCAGAATGACAAGAACTAGAGCTCCTATGAAAGTCGATGACATTCCCATTTTTGATCAGCTTCTGCTTTCTGGCTTTGAAGTAGACtatgatacatatatatgagCTTGGCTTGTTGCTGTTGTGACTTGTATTACAAAAGGAACTTTGTTTTTCTATTCGGGCGACGTGGTCAATGGCACATCCACTTGTATACTTAGAATTTCCTGTCATATTCATCACTTGTCACTCATGTACTTGTCTCATAAAATAATACTGCATTCACTTTCAATCACATAACCATAATGCTTCTTaattaagaaatattaaattaacaataaaatgcTTATGTATGTAATATGATGTGCATGTTAGAAAGATGGAAGGCTTTTGAATCCAGCAGTTGTTTCATGATGAATTCCCTCTAACTACAATataataatcattaaataaaaactaatttttaactaaaataattaatcactatattaactaaattagagaccattttataaactaaaaaattattggtatttaaaatagtttatattattaataaaaatttataaagtcatttttaaattggtatctaactattagcttccaaggttttaactactaactatttatattctaaattagtctctatcaGTATCttagagattaatttaaaatctaaaattttagtagctaaaattttggtagttaatttagataacaatttacaaatcattttataatattttattaatagtagAAATCacattagatatcaataattttttagtctttaaattagtatctaatttagttattatttaatgattttcttgtagtgttactTCTCTTATTCAACCGTGCATGATGGCTAATGGCTAATGGATAAGTTTAGTATCATGCCATTCTGAGTTGAAGGAGAGCAAATAAAGAAACTTAAACATTGTATCATTTGTACAAATTCATCCAGTATATATACAGTcatattgttgatgattttaaGATGCTAATTGTTCTCTCAAATTGACGTTGCATGCACTGCAACTTTGCTGGAATATGTGCCGTTATGCAGCAAATTTTGCTGATAAGTTTCAGTATAGAAATTTCTAGTCCACATTAACAtttggacagttttttggtatGGAATTAGTGAGCTGAATTACCtacaacaatcatttgttttgttttgtgtaGTGAGGATTAGGTAATTATAGAGGGTCTAGATGATTGGTTGGCTCAACTGACTGGAACTGGTGTAAGATTTCGGTAAGTTTTGAaagcttatttttttttatcttaattaaagaAGACACTTGAGAGAGGTTGTACTAACTCTtatataaattctaaattatctTAATTATAAAACAAGAAACATAATAATCTTTTATGCTGCAAAGTAAGAATATGCatcctaaaaaaaactaagaaaaatgTAAGATTTTGTGTTTAAGGTTTAGGATTTAGTCAAATTATGAAAATAGTGATAAAAACGTAGAATGATTAGTCAAATTGCtaccaataaatttttaactAATATTCTTTCATACTATCTGTATTTTAgggtatttttttatttcattctatTATTTTCAGATTAAAAAAAAGAGGTAAAAAGTATTCATGTTAAGTAACTATAATTTGCACACATCTTAATTAACCTTTGTTCCCGTTCCGTCTGGTTACATAGATATAATGAAACTACATATGTGCAGCAATGTCATTGTATCTGGAAATGATAAAAATACAacatttcatacaaaaatttgcataatctttttttatcttctattATCGTAACGTGTAACAAATGATGagtataaaagaaataaacacCACAATTTGTTGTTGAAAATAACATTTCAATTTGTTTTATGCAAAGTCAAAAATTTCAAATGTTTAATTGTGCTAAGATTTACATTAAATATTAGTGCATACCAGTAACACAGTCGACTTGTTAATTTCGATTTTTCATCAGCTTTAGGGATAGCTTAAAGAATGATATACTTAACAACcgaataaaaacaattaatatcTATGACGGTAAAGGAATTATCTAAATATATCAAAAAATCAGCAAGAAAACggattttgaaatatattaagAATGTTGGAATAAGTATAAAGCAATCTCAGAATAATAATGGAGCATGTCTATAAATAAACAACATTAATAAGTGGAAAATAATTAATGTCCTAATCTTAGGACTACCGTGCAGTGGAAAAGGTCATGGGATTATAACaactagtttttatttaatatgaatATACGTTGTCatatatgaaagaaaaaaaaaacattaagatCATATTCTTTGTCTAAGAATGAAACATATGATAATTAAACTAGAGCTATCACATTCACAACAAATTcagtatatataaatatgaatgTCATCTCATCAGGCCTCATACAAACTCTTATTAGTGATTTTtgcttttaaaaatatgttaaaaaaaaggtGATTCAGTTTTAGAAATTGTCAGCAATGAGAGTACAATTAGAGTAGAAAAATGTTAGTTTAACAACTATAGAAAAACATAGTGATGTGAATTTATCAATGcaacaacaagaaaaacaataGCACTGTTACACCCATAGTAGCATCAGTTGGCGGGGTTTTGATCCTTCTGGTAGTAGTGGTAACTATATTGTGAACCGCTAAAAGAAGAAAAGCTAAAGGTGATGCTGCAGTTATTAAGATTCGTaatttttgttgataattttccAATCGAATTCAAAACGTATCctgttagtttttaaaaaacttgTATATGACATTCAACAGCTTTGATGTTAAAAAAGGATCAAAGTGccatatcacctcaatacactGAACCAAATGATTCATCACTGCAATtccaaaaacaaatttattcataCTCTGATATCGTTAAAATCACCAACAATTTCACTACAATTGTTGGTAAAGGAGGATTTGGAACAGTTTATCTGGGTTATATCCAAGACACTCCAGTTGCAGTCAAAATGCTTTCCTCATCTTCTGTTCATGGTTATCAACAATTTCAAGCAGAGGTTGGATTTTTAATCACATTACACTAAGTTCCTGAGCTCAGCAATAGATATACAAGGTTAAAAAATTGTTGAGACTTTGATTTACAGGTTAAACTTCTTATGAGAGTTCATCACAAAAATTTGACATCCCTTGTTGGTTACAGTAATGAAGGAACCAAGGGTCTCTATGAATTGGTTTTTGTTGGGTTTGGTTATTGTATAAGGGTTAAGACAACTATAAAATATctcattcaattttatttattcttcatTGAGAAAAAAGGTTACATTTGGCAAGATTTTTATTAGcgagtttttatatttttatttgatttcttttctttctttatttttttataaatttgtatcttcTCATATTGATTTTAACTgtcatattatttataatatttattaattcagTATTATACTTGAAGAAATTGATAATGATATCtctttttatcttaattaagtAATACAAGGTAGGGGGATCTTTGTTTTCAAAGAGAAGCTGAAGATGCTGAAAGCGGATCTAAAGGTGTGGAACAGGATTTTCGGGATATAAATAAGGAGGGGGAAGATATTCAGAGGAGGATCCAAGAATTGGATGTGAGGGATGATGAGAGCGGCCATGAGGAGGATGAGAGGGAGGAAAGGAGATTGTTTTTGACAGAACAAAGAAGGAATACTCAAAGGCAGGAAATGCAAGAGGTGGTAAAGGAAAAGATTAAAGAGTTCTTTAAATAGTGGTTTAGTGGAGGGGCTAGGCAACAGGTCAGGCTCGATAACGCTGAGTTCACCTGCATCACAGATGAAGATAATCAGGGGTTGATAGGAAAAATTACAGAGGAGGAAATAAAGAGTGTAGTGTGGAGTTGTGAGAGTTCGAAGAGTCTTGGGCTTCGATGGATTCAATTTTGggtttataaaattttgttgggAAGAAATCCAGTCAGATATCATAACAGAGGTGTACGACTTTGAGGAGAGTGGGAGTTGGCCTAGGGGGATGGACGcatcttttatatcttttgtcCCTAAAGTGGAAAACCCCTAGGTTTTGAATGACTTTAGACAGATTTCCTTGGTGGGTTGCTTGTACAAAATAGTTGCTAAAATCATGTCCTTGAGGTTGAAGAAGGTGCTACACAAAGTCATAGATGTCAGGCAATCAGCTTTTTTGGTAGGAAGGAGTTTAATGGATAGTGTTTTGGTGGCTAACGAAGTCTTGGAAGAAGTGAAGAGGAAAAATAGGAGCTGCATATTTTTCAAGGTTGATTATGAGAAGGTCTATGACTCAGTTAGCTGGAAATTTATTTACTATATGCTTCAAAAGCTTGGCTTTTGTGAGAGGTGGGTAGGTTGGATAAGAGCGTCTCTTCAATCTTTGTCACAAATATTTAGaagcaaaacaacaataccaataatcaatcaagaatagaatattatatcataattaaatattacctcaatacataagattttaaacagattactctcaatcccaaagggtagactTAGCCATGCATACTTCTCACACCTTCCATTCTCTCaattggttacaattcactaaatggtgttttcctctcaatctggcacactaggatTTTGCCTATAGCCTCCTATTTTGCTAGGGTTAAGTGACTTCCTATGTTGCGCTTTGGGCTTGttcataaaaacataaaattagcCCAATTAATCTGACGCATTCTTGTTGCTGAGTTggactttttttctctcttttgtgcGTTCTATGCCTTCCAGCTTTCTCCTTTTAGTATATATCATTCTTCTTTAGTCCAAATCTCTATTCTCCCTATAAACTTGCAATTAACACTAAATTTGacaataaaatgctcttattcaattaaagatcataaaaaaatgtaaaaatgtataaattcataaattgagaaattattttatatgtaaattagcaattaatactcataaatgtttatattttaatatgaaatattacggAAATTAGACATTCATCAGCCACTTCAGGGATGTCTCAATCCTTTTACAAATTCCAAAACCCTACCAACTAGCTTATGGGTCCAAAAAAGTTTAAACTAACACCTATAGCATGACAAATTGCGTAAGCTTAGGCTTCCTAACCAACATTAGAGTATAAGTAGCAGCATCTATGCACCACAACTTAACCGAACCCCTTACACAACCTTACAAAGCAAACCCAAACCTCTACCCTGCTGTCATGGATGGGCCTAAACTACTGCCACACTGCATAATTATGCAGAACTTGACTGCAGCCACACCAATGCATAATTAAGCAACTTCCTTCATCATTCATTCTCCAAAACTCCGTAGAAACCTGACACTGCTGCATAATGTGCACCCCTGTTTTTGTTCTGCACTCTCACAGGAACCTCACTTTCTTCCAGCTTCTTACACACCTCCTATCTCAACCCTCAGCTTTCTAATATTCTCCCACATTTACTTGCCATAATCCTCCAGCAACCAaccaaaacataataaaaaactCTCATATTATTAAGTTGCCTGTGACCTCCTTCTGCAGATAAGAAACCAATGCTGCTGCCATGCCAATGCTGCATAAAGAGCACCCCTGTTTTTGTTCTGCACCCTCACGATTACCTCGCCTTTTTCCAGCTTCTTTCACACCCCATGTTTATTTCTTTATGAAATTATATGAAAGtatgagaagaaaataaaaaaaaaatgagagaa includes:
- the LOC137835890 gene encoding LRR receptor-like serine/threonine-protein kinase IOS1; the protein is MGMSSTFIGALVLVILIQAKGQPGFISIDCGAEAGANYTEPSLQINYVSDENFINTGVRGTIASEEINTHAQQQLWRLRSFPEGKTNCYKINITRGSNYLIRTLFLYGNYDGRNMSPQFDLLLGANLWDTVTIQNASITQFNEIIHVPLLDFIQICLVNTGNGTPFITAIELRTLKNDTYVTESGSLERYLRCDLGSNRSYRYWADDYDRFWFTCDIKEVWTQLSASISDDSFFENDYKPGATIMSTAVTPANGNAPLVIGWEPEHETDEFYVYMHFTELQVLTTNQTRQFNITMNGELWFSNFSPQYMSVNTIYSPSGISGKEIKFSLERTENSTLPPIINAIEIYKVKQFNQSDTFQGHGSP